In Paracoccus jeotgali, the following are encoded in one genomic region:
- the uraH gene encoding hydroxyisourate hydrolase, whose protein sequence is MAGYLTTHVLDTASGRPAAGLVIDLYRITESGREHLKTVTTNDDGRTDEQILPQADFATGTYELVFHAGDYLKQNDFLDEIPLRFNMSEGTHYHVPLLLSPYGYSTYRGS, encoded by the coding sequence ATGGCCGGATATCTGACCACCCATGTCCTGGACACCGCCAGCGGCCGTCCCGCCGCGGGTCTGGTGATCGACCTGTACCGCATCACCGAAAGCGGACGCGAGCATCTGAAGACCGTCACCACCAATGATGACGGGCGCACCGATGAACAGATCCTGCCGCAGGCGGATTTCGCCACCGGCACCTATGAGCTGGTGTTCCATGCCGGCGACTATCTGAAGCAGAACGATTTTCTGGACGAGATCCCGCTGCGCTTCAACATGTCCGAGGGCACGCATTACCATGTGCCGCTGCTGCTGTCGCCCTACGGCTATTCGACCTATCGGGGCAGCTAG
- a CDS encoding LysR family transcriptional regulator, protein MAYLDNVRTFARVYELGSMSAAARDMRVSAAVASSRISQLEEHLGVRLFQRTTRMLNPTEQGEIFYNGAVRILAAVDEAEAEISEVTENPRGTLYVSAPLGLGQRLVAPAIPQFRQLYPLINVRLRLSDRRLDITAEGLDASFFLGQPEDSSLRIRKIADCPRVLCASPDYIARRGSPRSSSELVDGSHDCLNLRFPGAPEFQWPLQTADGVRRIPVKGPLECDHGEVLTAWALLGQGIALKPVFEVVEHLRSRRLVTVLPKEPPMPVQMACLYSHRRGQDPKTRLFIEFMVAHIQKALAETA, encoded by the coding sequence ATGGCCTATCTGGACAATGTCAGAACCTTTGCGCGCGTCTATGAACTGGGCAGCATGTCCGCGGCTGCGCGCGACATGCGGGTGTCGGCGGCGGTGGCGTCGTCCCGCATCTCGCAGCTTGAGGAACATCTGGGCGTGCGGCTGTTCCAGCGCACCACCCGGATGCTGAACCCGACCGAGCAGGGCGAGATCTTCTATAACGGCGCGGTGCGGATTCTGGCCGCCGTGGACGAGGCCGAGGCCGAGATCAGCGAAGTGACGGAGAACCCGCGCGGGACGCTGTATGTCTCGGCGCCGCTGGGGTTGGGGCAGCGGCTGGTCGCACCCGCGATCCCGCAGTTCCGCCAGCTTTATCCCCTCATCAACGTCCGTCTGCGGCTATCCGACCGCCGGCTGGACATCACCGCCGAGGGGCTGGACGCCAGCTTTTTCCTGGGCCAGCCCGAGGATTCCTCGCTGCGCATCCGCAAGATCGCGGATTGCCCGCGGGTGCTGTGTGCCTCGCCCGACTATATCGCGCGGCGCGGCAGTCCGCGCAGCAGCAGCGAGTTGGTCGATGGCAGCCATGACTGCCTGAACCTGCGCTTTCCCGGCGCGCCAGAGTTCCAGTGGCCGCTGCAAACCGCCGACGGCGTGCGGCGCATCCCGGTCAAGGGGCCGCTGGAATGTGATCACGGCGAGGTGCTGACCGCATGGGCGCTGCTGGGGCAGGGGATCGCGCTGAAACCCGTTTTCGAGGTGGTCGAGCATCTGCGCAGTCGCCGTCTCGTGACGGTGCTGCCCAAGGAACCGCCGATGCCGGTGCAGATGGCCTGCCTTTACAGCCACCGCCGGGGCCAGGACCCCAAGACGCGGCTGTTCATCGAATTCATGGTCGCCCACATCCAGAAGGCGCTGGCAGAAACCGCCTGA
- a CDS encoding malate synthase G produces the protein MEYAQKSGLQVAAKLVDFTENKLLPGTGIEAGAFWDGLARMVSGLTPQNAALLDKRAELQQAIDRWHIAHRKTPFDAAAYRAFLEQIGYLQPEGPDFTIETENVDPEVALLSGPQLVVPVMNARFALNAANARWGSLYDALYGSDAMGSLPPEGGYDADRGAQVIAWAKKFLDDAVPLDGASHADVTAYRIAGGALRASTPQGEVGLQDAGAYAGFIGSQDAPDGIVLIHNGLHIIIDIDRNHPIGKTDKAGVSDLRLEAALTVIMDCEDSIAAVDAADKVLAYDNWLGLMKGTLQDTFQKGGKSVTRRLADRIDYRDADGNASSMKGRALMFVRNVGHLMTNPAVLTEDGAEVHEGLLDALYTVTAALHDLRGAQSNSAASVYVVKPKMHGPAEVAFADETFALVEEILGLPRYTVKLGIMDEERRTSANLKECIRAARHRAVFVNTGFLDRTGDEIHTSMEAGVMKRKAQMRDEPWLAAYEDRNVDIALACGFQGRGQIGKGMWAMPDLMEAMLAAKIGHPKAGANTAWVPSPTAATLHAVHYHQVDVEQRQDELREAGPRRSLDELLTIPLAPSNGYPEADIDAEILNNAQGILGYVVRWIDQGVGCSKVPDIADVGQMEDRATCRISSQMLANWLHHGIVSEDRVRAAMHKAAEIVDRQNEGDPAYLPMGDGSDSLAFQAACDLVFKGREQPSGYTEPLLHDYRRQFKAKHAA, from the coding sequence ATGGAATACGCGCAGAAATCCGGCCTTCAGGTCGCCGCGAAACTGGTCGATTTCACTGAAAACAAGCTGCTGCCGGGGACCGGGATCGAGGCGGGTGCATTCTGGGACGGTCTGGCCCGGATGGTCTCGGGCCTGACGCCCCAGAACGCGGCCCTGCTGGACAAGCGGGCCGAACTGCAGCAGGCCATCGACCGCTGGCACATCGCCCATCGCAAGACCCCCTTCGACGCCGCCGCCTATCGCGCCTTTCTGGAGCAGATCGGCTATCTGCAGCCCGAAGGCCCGGATTTCACCATCGAAACCGAAAACGTCGACCCCGAGGTCGCGCTGCTCTCGGGCCCGCAACTGGTGGTGCCGGTGATGAACGCGCGCTTTGCGCTGAACGCCGCGAATGCCCGCTGGGGTAGCCTTTATGACGCGCTTTACGGTTCGGACGCGATGGGCAGCCTGCCACCCGAAGGCGGCTATGACGCGGATCGCGGCGCGCAGGTCATCGCCTGGGCCAAGAAGTTCCTGGACGACGCCGTGCCGCTGGACGGGGCGAGCCACGCCGATGTGACCGCCTATCGGATCGCGGGCGGCGCGTTGCGCGCCAGCACGCCGCAGGGCGAGGTCGGGCTGCAGGATGCAGGCGCTTATGCGGGCTTTATCGGCAGTCAGGACGCGCCCGACGGGATCGTGCTGATCCATAACGGGCTGCACATCATCATCGACATCGACCGCAACCACCCGATCGGCAAGACCGACAAGGCCGGCGTGTCCGATCTGCGTCTGGAAGCGGCGCTGACCGTCATCATGGATTGCGAGGATTCCATCGCCGCCGTCGACGCCGCCGACAAGGTTCTGGCCTATGACAACTGGCTGGGGCTGATGAAGGGCACGCTGCAGGACACCTTCCAGAAGGGCGGCAAATCCGTCACCCGCAGGCTGGCGGACAGGATCGACTATCGCGACGCGGATGGCAATGCGTCCTCGATGAAGGGTCGGGCGCTGATGTTCGTGCGCAATGTCGGCCATCTGATGACCAACCCCGCCGTGCTGACCGAAGACGGGGCCGAGGTGCATGAGGGGCTGCTGGACGCGCTGTATACCGTCACCGCGGCGCTGCATGATCTGCGCGGCGCACAGTCGAACTCGGCCGCGTCGGTCTATGTCGTCAAGCCCAAGATGCACGGCCCGGCCGAGGTCGCCTTTGCCGACGAGACCTTTGCGCTGGTCGAGGAAATCCTCGGCCTGCCGCGCTATACCGTCAAGTTGGGCATCATGGACGAGGAACGCCGCACCTCGGCCAACCTCAAGGAGTGCATCCGCGCCGCACGTCACCGCGCGGTCTTCGTCAACACCGGCTTCCTCGACCGCACCGGGGACGAGATTCACACCTCGATGGAAGCGGGCGTGATGAAGCGCAAGGCGCAGATGCGCGACGAGCCGTGGCTGGCGGCTTATGAGGATCGCAACGTCGATATCGCGCTGGCCTGCGGCTTTCAGGGCCGGGGCCAGATCGGCAAGGGGATGTGGGCCATGCCCGACCTGATGGAGGCGATGCTGGCCGCCAAGATCGGCCATCCCAAGGCCGGCGCCAACACCGCCTGGGTGCCGTCGCCCACCGCCGCCACGCTGCACGCCGTCCATTATCATCAGGTCGATGTCGAACAGCGTCAGGACGAACTGCGCGAGGCCGGTCCCCGCCGCAGCCTGGACGAGCTGCTGACCATCCCGCTGGCGCCTTCGAACGGCTACCCCGAGGCCGATATCGACGCCGAGATCCTGAACAACGCGCAGGGGATTCTGGGCTATGTCGTGCGCTGGATTGACCAGGGCGTCGGCTGTTCCAAGGTGCCCGACATCGCCGATGTGGGCCAGATGGAGGACCGCGCCACCTGCCGGATCAGCTCGCAGATGCTGGCCAACTGGCTGCATCACGGCATCGTCTCGGAGGATCGCGTGAGGGCGGCCATGCACAAGGCGGCCGAGATCGTGGACCGCCAGAACGAGGGCGACCCGGCCTATCTGCCGATGGGCGACGGCTCGGACTCGCTGGCCTTCCAGGCGGCCTGCGATCTGGTCTTCAAGGGCCGCGAACAGCCCTCGGGCTATACCGAGCCGCTGCTGCATGACTATCGCCGCCAGTTCAAGGCCAAGCACGCGGCCTGA
- the puuE gene encoding allantoinase PuuE, with protein sequence MNRYPRDMRGYGPNPPDAKWPNGARIAVQFVLNYEEGGENSILHGDAASEAFLSDIAGASMWAGQRHWNMESIYEYGARAGFWRLHRLFTGADIPVTIYGVASALARSPEQVAAMKDAGWEIASHGLKWVEHKDMPEPVERAAIEEAIRLHAEVTGEPPQGWYTGRCSENTVRLTAETGQFAYVSDTYDDDLPYWREVGDRDQLVIPYTLEANDMRFATAPGYITGEQFYQYLKDSFDVLYAEGEAGAAKMMSVGLHCRLIGRPGKMAGLKRFIGYIAGFEGVWTPRRIDIARHWAETHPPQRHERPSQMDEARFVDRFGGVFEHSPWIAQRAHGLELGPAHDSAVGLHNALCRVFRTASDDERLGVLTAHPDLAGKLAEAKRLTADSTSEQASAGLDALTDDEKSRFTQLNDTYVAKHGFPFIIAVRDHDKAGILSAFQRRIDNDRDTEFAEACRQVERIAELRLKGMLP encoded by the coding sequence ATGAATCGTTATCCTCGCGACATGCGCGGCTATGGCCCGAACCCGCCGGATGCAAAATGGCCCAATGGTGCCAGGATCGCGGTGCAGTTCGTCCTGAATTACGAAGAAGGCGGCGAAAACAGCATCCTGCACGGCGACGCGGCATCCGAAGCGTTCCTGTCCGACATCGCCGGCGCGTCCATGTGGGCCGGGCAGCGGCACTGGAACATGGAATCGATCTATGAATACGGCGCCCGCGCCGGGTTCTGGCGCCTGCACCGGCTGTTCACCGGCGCCGATATCCCGGTAACAATCTACGGCGTCGCCTCGGCCCTTGCGCGCAGCCCCGAACAGGTGGCGGCGATGAAAGACGCGGGCTGGGAAATCGCCAGCCACGGCCTGAAATGGGTCGAGCACAAGGACATGCCCGAACCCGTCGAACGCGCCGCCATCGAAGAGGCGATCCGCCTGCATGCCGAGGTGACGGGCGAGCCGCCGCAGGGCTGGTACACCGGGCGCTGCAGCGAAAACACCGTCCGCCTGACCGCCGAAACCGGGCAATTCGCCTATGTCTCGGACACCTATGACGACGATCTGCCCTATTGGCGCGAGGTTGGCGACCGTGACCAACTGGTCATTCCCTATACGCTTGAAGCCAATGACATGCGCTTTGCCACCGCGCCCGGCTATATCACTGGTGAGCAGTTCTATCAGTATCTCAAGGACTCCTTCGACGTGCTCTATGCCGAAGGCGAGGCGGGCGCGGCCAAGATGATGAGCGTGGGGCTGCATTGCCGCCTGATCGGGCGGCCCGGCAAGATGGCGGGGCTGAAGCGGTTCATCGGCTATATCGCGGGCTTCGAAGGCGTCTGGACGCCGCGCCGCATCGACATCGCGCGGCACTGGGCGGAAACCCACCCCCCGCAGCGCCACGAACGCCCGTCCCAGATGGACGAGGCGCGCTTCGTCGACCGCTTCGGCGGCGTGTTCGAACATTCGCCCTGGATCGCGCAGCGCGCCCATGGGTTGGAACTTGGCCCCGCCCATGACAGCGCCGTCGGGCTGCACAACGCGCTGTGCCGCGTCTTCCGCACCGCGTCTGACGATGAACGGCTGGGCGTGCTGACCGCGCACCCCGACCTTGCCGGGAAACTGGCCGAGGCCAAGCGCCTGACCGCCGATTCGACCTCGGAACAGGCGAGCGCGGGGCTGGACGCGCTGACGGATGACGAGAAATCGCGCTTCACGCAGTTGAACGACACCTATGTCGCCAAGCACGGCTTTCCCTTCATCATCGCCGTGCGCGACCATGACAAGGCAGGCATCCTGTCCGCCTTCCAGCGCCGCATCGACAATGACCGCGACACCGAGTTTGCCGAGGCCTGCCGTCAGGTCGAACGCATCGCAGAATTGCGCCTGAAAGGAATGTTGCCGTGA
- a CDS encoding ureidoglycolate lyase, producing the protein MLEAAGAPDKLINEGMCGRYHNRARLDIIDGQQPSEAGQAGISLFQAKLRALPFRLTMVERHPLGSQAFLPMSESRFLVVVADDRDGVPVNFRAFLTRPGQGVNLGRNVWHGVLCPLDGSGLFAVIDRVGEGVNLEEHWLDQPILIPE; encoded by the coding sequence GTGCTGGAAGCCGCGGGCGCGCCCGACAAGCTGATCAATGAAGGCATGTGCGGGCGCTATCACAACCGCGCCCGGCTGGACATCATCGACGGCCAGCAGCCGTCCGAGGCCGGGCAGGCCGGCATCAGCCTGTTTCAGGCCAAGCTGCGCGCGCTGCCCTTTCGCCTGACGATGGTGGAGCGCCACCCTCTTGGGTCGCAGGCGTTCCTGCCCATGTCGGAAAGCCGGTTTCTGGTCGTCGTGGCGGATGATCGCGACGGGGTGCCGGTCAACTTCCGCGCCTTCCTGACCCGGCCGGGGCAGGGGGTCAATCTGGGCCGCAATGTCTGGCACGGCGTCCTGTGCCCGCTGGACGGCAGCGGGCTGTTCGCCGTGATCGACCGCGTGGGCGAGGGGGTCAATCTGGAAGAACACTGGCTCGACCAGCCGATCCTGATCCCGGAATAA